The region GCAAACCTTGAGGCTGCCAGGCTGTTTACAAAAACGCTACACCACCTAGACAGGCTTTGGATAGAGTAGTTTCCGTTCCCTCTTATAGATGTTTCACCCGAGTGAGTGCCTTATATCACAACTATAAATTTATAGCAAGTAGAGGCTTCTGTGGATAACACGTGGTAAGTTGGATGTGCAAGTATGAATTATAATATATGAAAGTATTATTGTTAGAGGATGAGCCAAAGGTCGTTTCCCTCATTAAAAGAGGGTTAGAGGGTGAAGGTTATGAGATTTCAGTGGCAATGGACGGGTTCACGGCGCTGAAAATGGTAGGGCTGAACCACTACGATATTATAATTCTGGACATTATGGTGCCCGGTATGAATGGTTTAGAAGTATGTAAACACATCAGAGAGGCAGATCATAGCACACCGATTCTCATTCTGTCGGCCCTTGGCTCCACGGAGCATATTGTGGCCGGCTTCAACTCCGTGGCCGATGATTACATGGTCAAGCCTTTTAACTTGGCGGAGCTGCGTGTCCGTATGCAAAGCCTGATCAGGAGGTCTAATAGGGATTTAACAAAGCACAACTTTATTACCTTGGCTGACCTGAGAGTTGACTTTGACACGATGGAAGTGACGCGAAACAATAAGCTAATCTCACTGACCGGAACAGAGTTTCGCTTGCTGGAGTACCTTCTCAAAAATAAGAGAAAGGTTTTACCACGCCTCGACATCCTTGAGAACGTGTGGGGGGCAGATTTTGACATGGGAACAAATGTGGTGGACGTCTATATAAACTACCTGAGAAAAAAGATAGATAAGGATTTTAGCCCTAAGCTAATTCATACGGTAGTGGGGGTAGGATATGTGATGCGGGCTCAGTAAGATGAAACTTCAATATTCTCTTATTCTGATATTTACTGGCTTGATGGCCCTGATACTATTGGGGATCAACCTGGTGATGTATTCGATGTCTTCAGGTTACAGGGAACACGGGTTTTACAATAGTATGGAAAACAGTGCTACCATTGTTGCCAGTGCAGTGCTGCAGCAGGAGAAGGCAGATGACTTTTATGCCATCAGGAATAATATCTTGCAGCACCTAGAAGATGAGGAGGAGTATATCTTGCGCATCAAACCGGGGAGCAAAGACATTGACTTCCCGACTTCGTTGCCTCTGGATGAGTCGTTTTATCGGCAAGCGATTACTAACGGCCGAGCACGTCACTATGAAGATGGCATCTACTATGTTGCGCTTTATACGAACAACAACGAAGGGGAGGATGACATTCTGGTAGTCTCGACTGCCCGGGACGTGGAGGGGGATGCCTACCGCAAAAGGCTGAGAACAACGCTTGCCGTTACCTACCTGGGCGCTGTTTTAACCATGGGCCTCACCAGCCTGTTCTTTTCCAGAAAGCTTTTTGGGCAGATGGTTAAAATCATCCAGAAGGTGAACAGCATCAATGTCTTTAACCTGAATGACAGGCTGGAGAAAGAGCCCAGTCTGGAAGAGATCAGCAAGTTGCAGGACACGTTGAATGAAATGCTGAACCGAATCGAGGCGGCTTTCAAAGCGCAGCAGGACTATGTGAGCAACACCTCCCACTCGCTCCGCACCCCGCTCACCATTATTGCGGGAGAGGCAGAACTGGCCTTGCGCAGCATTGAGAAGGGCCACAAGGCCGAGTACTCGCTTCAAATGATCATGCAGGAAGCAGAGAAGCTGAAGCATACAGTAAACACCCTACTGGAGCTTGTGAAAGTGATTGGAAGCGGTAGGAAAGACACCTGGAAAGTGACCAGGCTGGATGAGGTGCTTAACAGCGTGACCCATACAATAAGCAAAATGGATGAGAGCTTCAAGATGAGGATAGACTACAGCGACCTGCCGGATAATGATTCTCTGCTCTGTGTTAGCGCAAATGAGCACCTGCTGGATCTGGCGCTGTCCAATATCATCCTGAACGGGTTTAAGTACTCCGGTAACAAGGAGGTTAAGGTGAAGCTAATCCCCGAAAAGGACACCATCCGAGTGGAGGTGACAGACTTTGGCATCGGCATTCCGGAAGAAGAGCAGCAACTAATCTTTACGCCGTACTTCCGGGCCTCCAACACCGAAGGCTTCGAAGGATTTGGCATTGGCCTCCCGCTAGCCCTCGAGATTATGCGGATGCACAACGGCGACATACGAGTGAACTCCAGAGAAGGGAAAGGGACTACTGTGCAGGTAATTCTGCCTGTCGCCAAACCGCAGCAGCCCGAAATGCAGGGGCAGGAAGTATAGCTGTTCATGTCATGAAGTATAAAAGCCTTGCTTGGCAACACATAGTACTTTTTAAGTAAAAAGTTAAGCAGGCGCACTGCCTCACTAAAAGTCCTCTCTAATAGTTAGAGAGGACTTTTTTATCTCCCTCTTTCTGAGCAGAATAGCTCAGGGAAGCCTACCTGACGCAAAAAGACTCCCTAAAAACAGATTCTAATCTCATTCTAATCTCATTCTTAAATGAGCTTAATACCCCCGGTGTACCTTCGTGACTAATAGTACTTTCATTTTGTAAGCAGCCCGGCATAAGTGCCATGTTTTGAGGCTGTCCAATTAGGTAACACAAGTTAAAGGCGATTAAAGCATGTTTAGAAGATTTATAGGAGTGTCCTTGTTCAGTTTAGGTGTATGTCTCTTTTCTACACAACCAGTTAAGGCGCAGTATGCCCCTGAGTATAACGAGGGCCTCAAAATAAATCTGAATGACAAGGATGATTATTACATCCGGTTTATGCTCTGGAACCAGATATGGGCACGGGCTACGGAGCAGAATCCCGGCACACTGGTAAACGGTACCCCACAGGAGAAGTCTTTTGATATCGGGGCGCGTCGCTTGCGCATGCTGGCCATGGCGCAGCTGTCTCCGCGGTTCATGATTATGACCCACTTTGGCATCAACAGCCAGACCTTTGTGGGGGGAGGGGCCGCAGGCAGCGGTGGCACCGGGAGCTATGGAGCCGGTAAAAAGCCGGGGATGTTCTTCCATGACTTTACAAGTGAGTATACCCTTTTCCCGGCGGTTGATTCCTATACCGGGCAGAAGCACAAGTTTTCGATGACCCTGGGAGCAGGCATCCATTATTGGATGGGATTGTCACGCATGACCATGGCCAGCACCACCAACTTCCTCACCCTGGATTCTCCTGGCTTCAATTTTCCAAACGTTGACCAGAGCGACCAGTTTGTGCGCATGTTCGGGATATTTGCCAAGGGCAAGGTCGACAAATTAGAGTACAGGGTAAGCGTGAACAAGCCCTTCGCCACTAACCTGGTGCCGGAGCAGGAGAATGTGGCCGTCGACAACAACGGCAGCAGCAAGCCCTATGTAGCCGGTTACTTTGAATACCAGTTCCTGGACCAGGAGTCGAACACGCTGCCTTTCAAGGTGGGCACTTACCTGGGGCAGAAGCGCGTGTTTAACATCGGCGTCGGTTTCAACGCCCAGCAAGACGGAACCATGAGCCTGCAGAACGGCCAGTATAAATCCCATAACATCGCCTTGCTGGCGGGAGATATGTTCATAGACCTGCCCTTCAGCGTCGGTTCGAAAGACATGTCCCTGACTTCCTACACGGTTGCGTACCGCTACGACTACGGCCCGAACTACCTGCGCCACTCGGGCACCATGAACCTGGGCACTAACGACTCGAATTACGATGGGCCCAGGTCTATCTCAGGTTCCGGCAACGCCAGGCCGATGCTGGGCACCGGTGATATTTACTATAGCCAGGCGGGTCTTCTGCTGCCCCGCTTAGGTGAGCAGGACAAGGTACGGCTCCAGCCTTTTGTGGCCTATACACGAAAGAACCTGGACGCGCTGGAGAAGGGCGGCGACTACTGGGACTTTGGTAGCAATGTGCTCATTCAGCAGCACAATGCCAAGGTGTCCTTTCAGTACTCACTTAGACCCAATTACATAGCAACCGATCACATTGATGGTAACAGGGGCGAGTTTATAGTTCAATTCCAGACTTTCCTGTAAAGTATTCCTTTTCATAAACAATAAATAACTATGCACTTAAACCCAGTAGAACAAGAAAAACTAATGCTGCATTTGGCGGGAGAGCTTGCCGCCAAAAGGTTAAAAAGAGGTGTGAAGCTCAATTACCCTGAGTCCATTGCTTATATCTGTGGTATCCTGATGGAAGAGGCCCGTGACGGTAAAAAAACGGTGGCAGAGCTTATGAAATACGGTGCACAGCTCCTGAAGAAGAACCAGGTGATGGAAGGGGTACCGGAGATGATACATTTCGTCCAGATAGAGGTAACCTTCCCGGACGGCGTGAAGCTCATCACGGTGGACCATCCAATCCGCTAACACTAATCCAACGCAAAACATTATTATTTACAACTATGATACCAGGTGAATACATACTCAAGAAGGGGGAGATAAAAGCCAATCAGAAGGGAAAGACCGTACGCGTCAAGGTTGCCAACACCGGAGACCGCCCTATTCAGGTAGGTTCTCATTATCACTTCTTCGAAACGAATAAGGCGCTGGAATTTGACCGGGCAGCAACACTAGGCATGCGCCTGAACATTCCGGCCAGCACGGCAGTGAGGTTTGAGCCCGGGGAAAAGAAGACCGTGGTCTTGGTAGAGATAGGCGGTAAAAAGCTCATTCACGGCTTCAATAACCTGACGGAAGGCGATGTGTCGAAGAAGAGCGTCCGGGAAAATGCTCTCAAAAAGGCGCAAAAAGAAGGGTACAAGGGAGCTACCACTACCAAAACTACCAAGAAGAAATAAGGTAATCATCAACTAACTAAGGAACCATGGGAAATTGGAACAGACGCGAATGGATTAAAGTAGTAGGGCTTTCTACTGCCGGGCTTTCGCTTCTAGGGCTTGATGCACTGGGAAGTGACAAGTCTTCCGTGAAATATATAGACGGTGAACTCTACATTCCTAGAGATCGCTATGCTGCTCTCTTCGGGCCTACCACGGGGGATAAGGTGCGTCTGGCAGATACAGAGCTCTTCATCGAAATTGAGAAGGATTTCAACGTTTACGGGGAGGAAAACAAGTTCGGGGGCGGTAAAACCATCCGCGACGGCATGGGCCAGTCCACCTCGGCCACACAAGACGAAGTGCTGGATTTGGTGCTGACCAACGCTATCATCATCGATCACTGGGGCATCGTGAAGGCAGATATCGGCATCAAGAACGGCAAGATCGTCGGCATCGGCAAGGCCGGTAACCCGGATACCCAGGAGGGGGTCACCAAAGGCATGATCATAGGTGCCGCCACGGAAGTACATAGTTGCGCCGGTAAGATTGTGACGGCAGGCGCCATCGACACCCACATCCACTTTATTGCCCCACAGCAGTTTGATGTAGCGCTCTATAGTGGTACAACAACCCTGGTGGGCGGCGGCACTGGCCCGGCGGACGGAACGTTGGCTACTACCGTAACCCCAGGAAAATGGTGGCTGGAAAGTATGCTGGAGGCTTCGGAAAGCACCCCATTGAACCTGGGCTTCTTTGGTAAAGGCAACACCTCTTCCTTCAAGACGGCGGCCGAGCAGATTGAAGCGGGTGCATTGGGCCTTAAAATTCACGAGGACTGGGGGGCTACTCCTTCCACCATCGACAATGCCCTGACAGTAGCAGACAAGTATGACGTGCAGATAGCTATCCACACCGATACACTGAACGAGGCGGGTTTCCTGGAAGATACGGTGAGGGCTATCAATGGCCGGACAATCCACACGTTCCACACGGAGGGTGCCGGTGGCGGCCACGCGCCGGACATCATCAAGATCGCCATGTACCCGAACGTGCTGCCAGCCTCCACCAACCCGACCAAGCCTTATACGATCAACACCGTGGATGAGCACCTGGACATGCTCATGTCGGTGCACCACCTCGACAAGAGCATCCCCGAGGACGTGGCCTTTGCCGACTCCCGCATCCGCCCGGCAACCATCGCGGCCGAGGATATCCTGCAGGACATGGGCGTGTTCAGCATCATGTCGTCCGACAGCCAGGCCATGGGCCGCGTGGGCGAGGTAATCTCCCGTACCTGGCAGACGGCCCACAAGATGAAAATCCAGAGAGGTCCTTTGGCGCAGGATAAAGGCAAAGACAACGATAACTACCGCGTGAAGCGCTATGTGTCCAAGTATACCATCAATGCAGCTAAGGCGCAGGGAATCGATTACTGCATAGGTTCAGTAGAGGTAGGTAAGTATGCCGACCTGGTGCTGTGGGAAACGAGCCTGTTTGGTGTAAAACCGGACATGATCCTGAAGAACGGATTCATTGTAGGTGCTAAGATGGGTGATCCAAACGGCTCCATCTCGTTGCCACAGCCAGTAATCTACCGTCCGATGTTCGGTACACTAGGCAAATCCATAGGGCGTGCCGGCTTCAATTTCGTGTCAGGTGTCTCCCTTGAGAACGGGAACATCAATCGCCTGGGCCTGTCCAAAAACTCACTGGCGGTAAAGGGCTGCCGGAAAGTATCGAAGAGGGACATGGTGCACAACAACGCCATGCCGAAGATTGAGGTGGATCCGGAAACCTACACCGTAACAGCGGATGGCGAAGTGTTGACCTGCGAGCCGCTGAGTGTGGTGCCCATGGCGCAGCGCTACTTCCTGTTCTAGTTTTTAACGTGTTGCCAGCCTAGCCCAAACCGGCTTAAGCTGGCAACACATTTACCTAAGTATGATTCTGGTAGAAAAGGTAATAGGTAGCCTGGCAGGCACTGCGATGAATGGCAGAAAAGTGGATTTGCTGGATCTTGATTGGTTCGACACGGGCAAGACCACGCTCAGGAAGCGAACGCGTGCCGGTCAGGAAGTAGGCATCCGTAAGGACACTACTCCGTTGGAAGACGGCGATATTCTGTACCTGGACGAGGAGCGCGCCATTGTGGTCCATATCCTGCCTTGCGAGTGCATTGTGTTCAAGCCCCGGAATTTTCGGGAGATGGGCACCATCTGCTTTGAGATCGGAAACAAGCACATCCCCATCTTTATCAATGAGGAGGCAGAGGTGCTGGTGGAGTTTGAGCAGCCGCTGTACCGGTTGCTGGAGCGCTCCGGGTATGAGCCGCGGCGGGAGGTAAGAAAGCTGTTAAAAACACATGCGCTGCGCGTGCGCAAGCATGAAAGCAGCTACAACAGAAAAATCACCATCAAATAAGGTACGCTTATGCAGCCATTGTTAACCCTGCTCCAAATCAACGATTCCATGTTCCCGATTGGGGGCTTTACCCAGTCTTACGGTCTGGAATCTTATGTGAGCCAGGGAATTGTAAAAGACACACCCTCTGCGACAGTCTATGCCCGAGACATGCTGGCGCATAGCATCTACTACAACGACGCCGCCTTTTTGCAGATGGCCTGGAGGCTGCTGGAAGCTAAAAAGCCGGCGCGGGAGTTCCAGAAGCTGGATGAGTTGATCACCGCGCTCAAGGCTCCGTCTGAGATCCGGATGGCCAGCAAGAAACTGGCGATCCGCTTCCTGAAGCTGACTCAGACGCTGCACCCGGTCAAGCGCTGCAGTAACTACTTGGTCAAAGTTCAGGAGGGCAAGCTGCACGGGCATTACGCCGTGGCCTTTGCCATGTATGCACATGCTCATGGTATTACGCTCAAGGAGGCGCTGATGGCTTTTTACTACAACACGCTGAATGGCATCGTGACCAACTGCGCCAAGCTGGTACCCATTAGCCAGAACGACGCGCAGAAGATACTCTTCAATCTGCAGGCCACCATCAGCCAGCTGGTCGAGCAGCAGGAGGATCTGGACGAGTCGCTGGTGGGGCTGTGTTGTATCGGGCAGGAGATCCGCTGCATGCAGCACGAGAAGCAATACTCAAGACTGTACATTTCCTAAAGACATAATTTAAACAGACACTTTATGCCAAGAACACACGTGAGAATAGGGGTGGCAGGGCCGGTAGGCTCTGGTAAGACGGCTTTGATAGAAAGGCTGACCCGAAAGATGGGAGAGGAGTACAGCATCTGCGTGGTGACCAACGACATTTATACCCGGGAGGATGCTGATTTCCTGATCAAGAACTCCAGCCTGCCAGCCGACCGCATCATTGGGGTGGAGACGGGCGGCTGCCCGCACACCGCGATCCGGGAAGATGCTTCGATGAACATAGAGGCGGTGGAGGAGTTGGTGGAGCGCCACCCGGACACCGAGATCGTATTTGTGGAGAGCGGCGGCGACAATATATCAGCTACTTTCAGCCCGGATTTGGCTGACGTAACCATCTTCGTGATCGATGTGGCCGAGGGCGACAAGATGCCCCGCAAGGGCGGCCCGGGCATCACGCGCTCCGATCTGCTGATCATCAACAAGACAGACCTGGCTCCTTACGTGAACGCAGACCTGGCCATGATGGAGCGGGATTCGAAGAAGATGCGGGGCGAGCGCCCGTTCATCTTCACCAACCTGATGAAGCTGGAGGGCCTTGATGAGGTGATCCAGTGGATCAAGACCTATGCTTTGCTAGAAAAAGAGGAGGAACATGCTTAGTAGAATCGGCATAAATGCGGAGAGGGAGGGAGAGCGAACCTTGTTAAAAGACAGCTACCATAATGCACCCTATAAGGTGGTGCATTATGGCTCCCGCCATTTGCAAAAGCACCTGGAGCTTATCCTGATGAGCTCCTCGCCGGGTATCATGGATGAGGATGAGGTTACGATAAAGGTGGATGTGCACGAAGAGGCGCACCTGAAGCTGTCCACACAATCTTTCAGCAAGTTGCATCCCATGAAAAAGGGAGCGGTGCAGCAAACGAACGTGACCATCAAGAAGGGAGGGGTCTTCAAGTACATTCCGCATCCGGTCACCCCGTTTGCAGGGTCCATCTTTAAAACCCTCAACGAGATTCAGATGACGGGAAGTTCCACGCTGATCTGGGGCGACATCATTGCCTCCGGCCGTGTGTATTCAGGGGAGTCGTTTGCGTTTAAAAGATTTCACAGCATCACAAAGGTGACCTGCGACAAAAAGCTTGTCTTGCTGGACAATCAGCTACTGGAGCCGGCCAGGCAGCCGATGGATTCTATCCTTTTTTATGAGGGCTATACCCACCAGGCCACGCTGCTCTATGTGTCTCCCTTTGCCGAAGAACTGAAAGCCGAGCTGGACGAGATCCTGGTAGAGAAGTTCGAAGAGATCGACTTTGGCTTCACGCAGTGCGCGCCGAATGCCGTGATGCTTCGCGGCATGGGGAAAGACGGTGGCGTGTTGCATGACTGGCTAAGTACCATGGGGCAGCTGTGCTGGGAGTTTACCATGCACAAAAGCCAACCGGAATCAGAAGAGCAGCAACTGCTTGACACGCAATCAAATCAGGTACAGCTGGCGGCTACTGGCGGCGAAGCAATCACTGAGCCAGCACCGGCATCTGAGGTGCAGTAGCGGCGACGGTAGCTAACAAAAGTTAAAACAGATTCACCAGCAAAGAAGGAGGGCATATGCACGAGATATCCATTGTGAGGAATGTGTTTGACACCTTGCAGGAAACCTACCCGGAAAAGTTCGGGAGAATCAGCAAGGTGCAAATGGAGGCCGGTTTGCTGAGCAACATACAGCCGATCCTGATACAGAACGCCTTTGAGGCCCTGATCATGGAAGAGCCAGGCTTGGCAGATATTGAGCTGGAAGTGGTGCAGCTTCCGATCATCGCCCACTGCGAGACTTGTGAGAAAGGCTTTGAGGTGGTGCGCCACAAGTTCGTGTGCGCCTGTGGCACTCCCTCCAGAAAGATTGTGCAGGGAGAGGAATTACAGATAAGTAAAGTAGAATTCTTCGGGAATTAAACAGATAAAACAGAAAGATATGAGTACGCCAAAATATCCAAAAAGTAACCAAATGCCGGTAGGTTCCGTGCAGTGCGACAACACAACCCTGAACCTGCTGAAGGCAAACGATTTCGTAGCCAAGGCCATCCGTGAGAAGCTGTCGGACGTGCTGGTGATCAACGTGTGCTCCTCGCCGGGAAGCGGCAAGACCACCCTGATGCAGGAGACGGGCAAGCGCCTGAGCGAAAAGCTCAACCTGGCCGTGCTGGTAGGAGACCCGGAAACAGACCGCGACGCCATCCGCATGAAAGAGGTGGGCATCAATGCCCTGCAGATCGTGACCGGCGGCATGTGCCATATCGAGGCGCAGATGATCCTGCAGGCGCTCGACCACATCGATTTGACCGGCGTGGACCTGCTCTTCATCGAAAACGTGGGTAACCTGGTGTGTCCCGCTGCCTTTGATTTAGGCGAGGACATCCGCGTAACGGTGCTGGCGGCTACGGAAGGCGATGACAAGCCCAAAAAGTACCCGCGCATGTTCCTGACCAGTGAGTTGCTCGTCGTTTCAAAAGCTGACCTGCTGCCCTACGTGCCATTCTCGGTAGAGGCCGCTGCGCAGGATGCCAGAGAAGTAAATCCGGCAATAGACGTGATGGCCATCAGCAGCCTGAAAGGCGACGGCATGGACGAGTGGTGCAACTGGCTATTGGCAAAGGTGCAGGAAAAGAAAGCCAGTTTGGAGACAGCCTAAGGTATAGGCGCATACCTTCCTGATCATGCTGAATAAACAGATAGAAGTGACACATGCGCTGGGTAATGGCCTCGATGTAGGCCAGCGGACGGTGGATGTGCTGGAAGTGGAG is a window of Pontibacter kalidii DNA encoding:
- a CDS encoding response regulator transcription factor is translated as MKVLLLEDEPKVVSLIKRGLEGEGYEISVAMDGFTALKMVGLNHYDIIILDIMVPGMNGLEVCKHIREADHSTPILILSALGSTEHIVAGFNSVADDYMVKPFNLAELRVRMQSLIRRSNRDLTKHNFITLADLRVDFDTMEVTRNNKLISLTGTEFRLLEYLLKNKRKVLPRLDILENVWGADFDMGTNVVDVYINYLRKKIDKDFSPKLIHTVVGVGYVMRAQ
- a CDS encoding sensor histidine kinase produces the protein MENSATIVASAVLQQEKADDFYAIRNNILQHLEDEEEYILRIKPGSKDIDFPTSLPLDESFYRQAITNGRARHYEDGIYYVALYTNNNEGEDDILVVSTARDVEGDAYRKRLRTTLAVTYLGAVLTMGLTSLFFSRKLFGQMVKIIQKVNSINVFNLNDRLEKEPSLEEISKLQDTLNEMLNRIEAAFKAQQDYVSNTSHSLRTPLTIIAGEAELALRSIEKGHKAEYSLQMIMQEAEKLKHTVNTLLELVKVIGSGRKDTWKVTRLDEVLNSVTHTISKMDESFKMRIDYSDLPDNDSLLCVSANEHLLDLALSNIILNGFKYSGNKEVKVKLIPEKDTIRVEVTDFGIGIPEEEQQLIFTPYFRASNTEGFEGFGIGLPLALEIMRMHNGDIRVNSREGKGTTVQVILPVAKPQQPEMQGQEV
- a CDS encoding porin, producing the protein MFRRFIGVSLFSLGVCLFSTQPVKAQYAPEYNEGLKINLNDKDDYYIRFMLWNQIWARATEQNPGTLVNGTPQEKSFDIGARRLRMLAMAQLSPRFMIMTHFGINSQTFVGGGAAGSGGTGSYGAGKKPGMFFHDFTSEYTLFPAVDSYTGQKHKFSMTLGAGIHYWMGLSRMTMASTTNFLTLDSPGFNFPNVDQSDQFVRMFGIFAKGKVDKLEYRVSVNKPFATNLVPEQENVAVDNNGSSKPYVAGYFEYQFLDQESNTLPFKVGTYLGQKRVFNIGVGFNAQQDGTMSLQNGQYKSHNIALLAGDMFIDLPFSVGSKDMSLTSYTVAYRYDYGPNYLRHSGTMNLGTNDSNYDGPRSISGSGNARPMLGTGDIYYSQAGLLLPRLGEQDKVRLQPFVAYTRKNLDALEKGGDYWDFGSNVLIQQHNAKVSFQYSLRPNYIATDHIDGNRGEFIVQFQTFL
- the ureA gene encoding urease subunit gamma, producing MHLNPVEQEKLMLHLAGELAAKRLKRGVKLNYPESIAYICGILMEEARDGKKTVAELMKYGAQLLKKNQVMEGVPEMIHFVQIEVTFPDGVKLITVDHPIR
- a CDS encoding urease subunit beta — protein: MIPGEYILKKGEIKANQKGKTVRVKVANTGDRPIQVGSHYHFFETNKALEFDRAATLGMRLNIPASTAVRFEPGEKKTVVLVEIGGKKLIHGFNNLTEGDVSKKSVRENALKKAQKEGYKGATTTKTTKKK
- the ureC gene encoding urease subunit alpha is translated as MGNWNRREWIKVVGLSTAGLSLLGLDALGSDKSSVKYIDGELYIPRDRYAALFGPTTGDKVRLADTELFIEIEKDFNVYGEENKFGGGKTIRDGMGQSTSATQDEVLDLVLTNAIIIDHWGIVKADIGIKNGKIVGIGKAGNPDTQEGVTKGMIIGAATEVHSCAGKIVTAGAIDTHIHFIAPQQFDVALYSGTTTLVGGGTGPADGTLATTVTPGKWWLESMLEASESTPLNLGFFGKGNTSSFKTAAEQIEAGALGLKIHEDWGATPSTIDNALTVADKYDVQIAIHTDTLNEAGFLEDTVRAINGRTIHTFHTEGAGGGHAPDIIKIAMYPNVLPASTNPTKPYTINTVDEHLDMLMSVHHLDKSIPEDVAFADSRIRPATIAAEDILQDMGVFSIMSSDSQAMGRVGEVISRTWQTAHKMKIQRGPLAQDKGKDNDNYRVKRYVSKYTINAAKAQGIDYCIGSVEVGKYADLVLWETSLFGVKPDMILKNGFIVGAKMGDPNGSISLPQPVIYRPMFGTLGKSIGRAGFNFVSGVSLENGNINRLGLSKNSLAVKGCRKVSKRDMVHNNAMPKIEVDPETYTVTADGEVLTCEPLSVVPMAQRYFLF
- a CDS encoding urease accessory protein UreE, with the protein product MILVEKVIGSLAGTAMNGRKVDLLDLDWFDTGKTTLRKRTRAGQEVGIRKDTTPLEDGDILYLDEERAIVVHILPCECIVFKPRNFREMGTICFEIGNKHIPIFINEEAEVLVEFEQPLYRLLERSGYEPRREVRKLLKTHALRVRKHESSYNRKITIK
- a CDS encoding urease accessory protein UreF; this translates as MQPLLTLLQINDSMFPIGGFTQSYGLESYVSQGIVKDTPSATVYARDMLAHSIYYNDAAFLQMAWRLLEAKKPAREFQKLDELITALKAPSEIRMASKKLAIRFLKLTQTLHPVKRCSNYLVKVQEGKLHGHYAVAFAMYAHAHGITLKEALMAFYYNTLNGIVTNCAKLVPISQNDAQKILFNLQATISQLVEQQEDLDESLVGLCCIGQEIRCMQHEKQYSRLYIS
- the ureG gene encoding urease accessory protein UreG; its protein translation is MPRTHVRIGVAGPVGSGKTALIERLTRKMGEEYSICVVTNDIYTREDADFLIKNSSLPADRIIGVETGGCPHTAIREDASMNIEAVEELVERHPDTEIVFVESGGDNISATFSPDLADVTIFVIDVAEGDKMPRKGGPGITRSDLLIINKTDLAPYVNADLAMMERDSKKMRGERPFIFTNLMKLEGLDEVIQWIKTYALLEKEEEHA
- a CDS encoding urease accessory protein UreD, encoding MLSRIGINAEREGERTLLKDSYHNAPYKVVHYGSRHLQKHLELILMSSSPGIMDEDEVTIKVDVHEEAHLKLSTQSFSKLHPMKKGAVQQTNVTIKKGGVFKYIPHPVTPFAGSIFKTLNEIQMTGSSTLIWGDIIASGRVYSGESFAFKRFHSITKVTCDKKLVLLDNQLLEPARQPMDSILFYEGYTHQATLLYVSPFAEELKAELDEILVEKFEEIDFGFTQCAPNAVMLRGMGKDGGVLHDWLSTMGQLCWEFTMHKSQPESEEQQLLDTQSNQVQLAATGGEAITEPAPASEVQ
- a CDS encoding hydrogenase maturation nickel metallochaperone HypA/HybF — translated: MHEISIVRNVFDTLQETYPEKFGRISKVQMEAGLLSNIQPILIQNAFEALIMEEPGLADIELEVVQLPIIAHCETCEKGFEVVRHKFVCACGTPSRKIVQGEELQISKVEFFGN
- the hypB gene encoding hydrogenase nickel incorporation protein HypB, which translates into the protein MSTPKYPKSNQMPVGSVQCDNTTLNLLKANDFVAKAIREKLSDVLVINVCSSPGSGKTTLMQETGKRLSEKLNLAVLVGDPETDRDAIRMKEVGINALQIVTGGMCHIEAQMILQALDHIDLTGVDLLFIENVGNLVCPAAFDLGEDIRVTVLAATEGDDKPKKYPRMFLTSELLVVSKADLLPYVPFSVEAAAQDAREVNPAIDVMAISSLKGDGMDEWCNWLLAKVQEKKASLETA